TTTGATGTCTCGGTGTGGGAGTTCTTCTGGCCGCTGATGACTGGCGCGCAGCTGATGATGGCTCCAGCGGAGGCACACCGCGATCCGCAGGCGCTGTGGCAGCTGATTGACGATTATCGCGTCACCACAATGCATTTTGTCCCCTCGATGCTGGCCGCATTTGTCGGCCATCTGGCGACGCAAACCGATCGTGCTTGCCCAAGCCTGCGCCGCGTATTTTGTAGCGGTGAAGCGTTGGCGTGCGATTTGGCGCGCAGCTATCAGGATCTGATTGCCGCACCGCTGCACAATCTGTATGGCCCGACCGAAGCCGCCGTCGATGTCACCTGGCAACCGGCCAGCGGCAGCGCGCTAGCGAGCCTCAACGGTCCGGGCGTGCCGATTGGTCGCCCGGTGTGGAACACGCAGCTGCATATTCTCGATAACCTGCTGCGCCCGGTGCCGGTTGGCGTGCCCGGCGATCTCTATCTCAGCGGTGTGCAGCTGGCCGATGGCTATTTGCACCGCGCCGACCTCACCGCGCAGCGCTTTGTCGCCGCGCCGTTTGCCGAAGGGGAACGCATGTATCGCACCGGCGATATTGCCAGCTGGCGCGCCGACGGTGCGGTTGAGTATCTGGGACGCAGTGACGATCAGCTGAAAATGCGCGGACAGCGTATTGAGCCGGGCGAGATCGAACAAGCCCTGGCGGCGCTGCCAGGCGTGGCGCAAGCGGTGGTCGCGGCGCGCAACCTTACGCAGCAGTCAACGCCGGGCGTCGATAATCGTCAGCTACTGGGCTGGCTGGTAGCGGAAGCGGGCATCACGCTGGACCTCGAGCGCGTGAAGCAGCAGCTGAGCGAACGATTGCCTGCGCATATGCAGCCGGTCAGCTATCTGCTGCTCGACCAATTGCCGCTGAGCGCTAACGGCAAGCTTGACCGCAAAGCGCTGCCGATGCCGCAGCGCAGCGCGCGCAGCGGTCGCTTACCGGACAGCGCCAGTGAGCATTTGCTGGCAGAGCTGTTCCAGCAGCTGCTGGGTTGCGACAGCGTGTTCGCCGACGACGATTTCTTCGCGCTCGGCGGCCATTCGCTGCTGGCGATGCGTCTGGTGGCAGAACTGCGTCGTCGTGAGGTGCCGCCGCTCAGCGTCGGGCAGATCATCGCGGCACGCAGCGTGGAGAAGCTGGCGGCGCTGCTCGACGACGGCGCCAGCAGCGAAACCGGTGGCAACGGTGAACTGCTGCCGCTGCGCGCAGGCAACGGCCCTACGCTGTTCTGCATCCATCCCGCCTCCGGTTTCGCCTGGCAGTACAGCGCCCTGCTGCACTATCTGGACGGCGACTTCCCGATTGTCGGCCTGCAATCGCCGCGTCCTGATGGGGTGATTGCGGCGTGTCACAGCGTGGCGGCGATGTGCGATCGGCATCTGGCAACGATTCGCCAGCAGCAGCCGAGCGGGCCCTACTTCCTGCTCGGTTATTCGCTTGGCGGCACGCTGGCGCAAGGCATCGCGGCACGCCTGCAGGCGTTAGGTGAAGAGGTGGCCTTCCTCGGCCTGCTGGATACCTATCCGGCGGAAGGTCAGGACTGGCGCATGCCGGATGCCGCGGAAGCGGAACATGAGGTGGCGCGGGAGCAGGCCGAATTTATGGCGGCAACCGAAGACGAACGCGATCCGCTGCTGCGGGCGGAGAAGGCGGCGATGTTTAGCACCATCGTGGCTAATTACAAAGATGCCGTCGCGCGCCTGGCCGAAGCGCGCACGCCGCGTTATGCCGGCAGCGCCACGCTGTTTATGGCGAAAAGAACCGTGCCGCCGGATATGGATGTCCGCGCCAGCTGGGCGCCGTTTGTGGATGAGCTCACCCTCATCCCACTGGATTGTGAACACGCCGATATTCTCTCGGCGGATTCGCTGAAGGTATTGGGACCGTTGATCAATCAGCTGTTAGCGGGTTGAGCTTTGGTGCGGGCATCGAAACGGTGCGCATAAATGCGCACCCTACGAAAGGTCTGCACGTTTTTGTAGGGTCGTATTCATAGCGGCCTGGAAATAAGTGTAGGGTCGCCATTCATGGCGACCTTTACCCCTTATGTTGGAGATATATGGCTAAGCCCTCGATATTTTTAGATTTTAGTTTGCTGAAAAATAACCCGTCATTCCGCGCAATATTCTGCGCTCGCATGCTGTCGGTGTTTGCGCTCGGCATGCTGGCGGTGGGTGTGCCGGTGCAGATTCAGGCCATGACCGGCTCCACGCTGCAGGTGGGCGTGGCGGTGATGCTCGATGGCGTCGGCATGTTTATCGGCCTGCTGCTTGGCGGTGTGCTCGCAGATCGCTACGATCGCCGCAAGCTGATCCTGTTTGCACGCGGCACCTGCGGCATCGGCTTTGTGCTGCTCAGCCTGAATGCCTTCAGCTTAGCGCCTTCGCTGCTGGCGCTCTATTTTCTCGCCTTTTGGGATGGCTTCTTTGGAGCGCTGGGCATGACCGCACTGATGGCAGTGATCCCGCTGATCGTCGGACGCGAACATCTGGCTGAAGCCGGTGCGCTCAGCATGCTAACGGTGCGCCTCGGCGCGATTCTCTCGCCAGCGATTGGCGGGATGATTATCGTCGCGGCAGGCGTCGGCTGGGCCTTTGCGGTCGCCGCCATCGGTACGCTGGCTACGCTGATTCCGCTAGTGCGTTTGCCCGCCATGAAACCTGAACAGCAGGAACCGGAGCATCCGCTGCGCGCGCTGGCGAGCGGCATTCAATTTGTTTGCCAGCATAAAGTGGTGGGCGCGGTGGTGCTGGTTGGGTTACTGCTCAGCATGGTGGGCGCGGTGCGTATACTGTTCCCGGCGCTGGCGCTAACCTTGCACGCCGATGCCTCGGCATTAGGTTTGATGTATTCTGCGGTGCCGCTGGGCGCGATGATCGGCGCATTTACCAGCGGCTGGGTGCGACAACTGGCACGCCCGGGGCGGGTGCTGATCGGTTGTGCGCTGCTGGCGTTTGCCTGCATCGCCTCGCTCGGTTTCTACAGCCATTTGCTGCCCGCACTGCTGGCGCTGGTGTGTTACGGCTACAGCAACGCTATCGCCTCGCTGTTGCAATTTATGCTGACGCAGCATCACACGCCGGATGCGCTGCTGGGTCGCGTTAACAGCCTTGGCACAGCACAGGATGTGACGGGCGATTCGCTTGGCGCATTAGGTTTGGGGGCACTGGCACGGGTGTTGGCGCCGTTGAGCAGCGTGTTGTGGTTTGGTGGCCTGGCGGCGGGGCTGTTGGTCTTGCTGGCGCTGGCGGCGCGCGGCCTGCGCACCGCACGCCTCGGCGATCAGCCTGATGCGTCGCGACCAGCCACCGCTGACGCTTGATGCGTGAATTGCCGCTCGATGCTGCTCAGCATATTGCTGGCGCTGTAGTAATCGAGGCGGAAAGTGTCGTTCCCCACGGCAAAAATAGCGTGCTGCTGCACCGCGGGCAGATGGGCGAGGAATGGATTCTTCGCCACCTGCGGCACGGTTTTCTCATCGGCCGCAAACAGCAAAATAGTGTTGCCGGTGATGCCATCGGCCATATTTTCACCGTTTAGCTGAATGATGTCATTGCGCTTGCCCATGCTGGTGCTGCCCTGAAAACTCGCGGGCGGCGCGGCCAAGGTAAAGCCCAACGCCTTTAACAGCGCACCCTGCGCCGAGGCCGGTGTCCATAGGTTCATGCCGCGTCCATCTTCGTAATAGACCACGGCAGACGTCGGCTGCGGCGGCAGCGTGATCGTATTGCGCACCGCTGCGACGCGCTGGTCAAACGCAGCTATCAGCTTTTTCGCATCCGCTTCATGACCGGTGATGTCGCCCAGCTGTAAAGCTAATGCCTGCCAGCTCTTATCGCCGTAGTCGATCACTAATACCGGCGCAATGGTTTGCAGCTGATCGTACAAGCGCAGCGCTGAATCCCCGCCGGTGGCGGCCATCACGATCAAGTCCGGCGCTTCGGCCGCAATCGCTTCGGCGTTTGGCTGCGACACGTACAGCGGTTTTACCTGACGCGCTTTCGCCACTTCACTCCACTGAGTAAAGAAGCCCTGCGCATCCGCCACGCTGCTATTGCGGCTGGTGGCGCCAGAGCCGATCAGCGGCGCATTAATTGCCAGCAAAGTGCCGCTCAGCGTGACGCTGGTCGAAACAATACGCTGCGGCGGCTGTTGCAGCGTAAGTGGGCCTTGCGGGGTTTGGATGGTGCGCGGCCAGCTGGCGGTTGCGTGGGCGTGGGTGCAGATGAAAAATAGGGTGAGCAGCAGAGAAAGAGCGGGAAAACGCATCAGGTTGTCCATCACTTGATAATTGAGAATAAATATCATTATCAAAAATACAGCGGCGTGCAAGCGTAATTCTTTGTGTTTTTCCTGTCGCCATGAATGACGACCCTACCTATTAGTAGGGTGCGCATTACTGCGCACCTGGCAGAAGTTACTGCAGTGAATAACGCGCCATCGGCGCCACATCCTTAATCACACCATTCGCTTTCATATACTCACCAAATGCCTGATAGCGCGCCCGATCAAACTCTGCGCTGTGCGCAGCAAAGTACGGTAGCGTCGCCTGCCACGCTTCATGGTTTAGTTTGGTGTTCAGCTCTGGATATTGCTTGATAAATGCCTGCCACGCCTCTTGCGGATGCGCGCGCAGCCATGCCACACCCGCATCAAGCCCGCGCAAAAACGCCGGAATACGTTTGTCCTGCGCGGCCGTTTTTTGATTTGCCAGAATAATCAGTTCGTCATACGCCGGCACACCGTAATCCTCAGGTTTGAACACCGTCGGATTGGCGCCTTTGTCCTGCAGATCCAGCAGCTCATAGTTGCGGAAGATGGTCATCGCACCCTCAATCTTGTGCGTCAATAGCGCTGATTCACCGTCCATATTCAGGTTAATCAGCTTCACGGTGGCAACATCAACGCCCTGCGATTTCAGCATATTGCGAATTGCCACGTCTTCCGTTCCCGGTACCGCATAGCCCAGCGTTTTCCCTGCAAAATCTTTTAAAGAGTGAATATCGCTCGCAAGCGTGGTCAGCGTATTCAGTGGCTGATTGATTAAAGTGCCAACGCGGATGACTGGCACATCCTTCTCCACCAGCGTATAGAGCTGCGGCTGATAGCTGATAGCAAGATCGGCTTTACCTGCGGCCAAGAGCAGCGGTACAGAGGCGGAATCGGCAGGCGCGATCATCTCTACGTCCAGCCCCTCTTTTTTGAAAGCCCCGCTGTGCTGAGCCGCAAAAATCGCGGCATGATTCGGGTTAATAAACCAGTCGAGCAGCAAACGAACTTTCTCTGCGGCGTGGACATGAGCAGAAGCCAGCAACAGCAAGGTGGTAAAAATAG
The sequence above is a segment of the Candidatus Pantoea floridensis genome. Coding sequences within it:
- the entS gene encoding enterobactin transporter EntS yields the protein MAKPSIFLDFSLLKNNPSFRAIFCARMLSVFALGMLAVGVPVQIQAMTGSTLQVGVAVMLDGVGMFIGLLLGGVLADRYDRRKLILFARGTCGIGFVLLSLNAFSLAPSLLALYFLAFWDGFFGALGMTALMAVIPLIVGREHLAEAGALSMLTVRLGAILSPAIGGMIIVAAGVGWAFAVAAIGTLATLIPLVRLPAMKPEQQEPEHPLRALASGIQFVCQHKVVGAVVLVGLLLSMVGAVRILFPALALTLHADASALGLMYSAVPLGAMIGAFTSGWVRQLARPGRVLIGCALLAFACIASLGFYSHLLPALLALVCYGYSNAIASLLQFMLTQHHTPDALLGRVNSLGTAQDVTGDSLGALGLGALARVLAPLSSVLWFGGLAAGLLVLLALAARGLRTARLGDQPDASRPATADA
- the fepB gene encoding Fe2+-enterobactin ABC transporter substrate-binding protein; this translates as MRFPALSLLLTLFFICTHAHATASWPRTIQTPQGPLTLQQPPQRIVSTSVTLSGTLLAINAPLIGSGATSRNSSVADAQGFFTQWSEVAKARQVKPLYVSQPNAEAIAAEAPDLIVMAATGGDSALRLYDQLQTIAPVLVIDYGDKSWQALALQLGDITGHEADAKKLIAAFDQRVAAVRNTITLPPQPTSAVVYYEDGRGMNLWTPASAQGALLKALGFTLAAPPASFQGSTSMGKRNDIIQLNGENMADGITGNTILLFAADEKTVPQVAKNPFLAHLPAVQQHAIFAVGNDTFRLDYYSASNMLSSIERQFTHQASAVAGRDASG
- a CDS encoding ABC transporter substrate-binding protein gives rise to the protein MNTLRTIFTTLLLLASAHVHAAEKVRLLLDWFINPNHAAIFAAQHSGAFKKEGLDVEMIAPADSASVPLLLAAGKADLAISYQPQLYTLVEKDVPVIRVGTLINQPLNTLTTLASDIHSLKDFAGKTLGYAVPGTEDVAIRNMLKSQGVDVATVKLINLNMDGESALLTHKIEGAMTIFRNYELLDLQDKGANPTVFKPEDYGVPAYDELIILANQKTAAQDKRIPAFLRGLDAGVAWLRAHPQEAWQAFIKQYPELNTKLNHEAWQATLPYFAAHSAEFDRARYQAFGEYMKANGVIKDVAPMARYSLQ